In Salvelinus sp. IW2-2015 linkage group LG23, ASM291031v2, whole genome shotgun sequence, a genomic segment contains:
- the LOC111951036 gene encoding protein FAM222B-like, translated as MLACLPGPGDLSLQLLSHTQMNTGLQKWDTTQRMRSAQYPTPAELDAYAKKVANNPLTIKIFPNSVKVPQRNHVRRTVNGLDTSGQRYSPYPPSQASAKAGLLAIIKMPIIKGILKDFDGSRVRLHPSEVIMNPPGPGGPYAAAAASASTLNLHHPPSQGQGMPRQSLNPHPGSQTHPQTLQQTHPQQQGQCQVLRHPPSMPQQHPEQSLPRPQTLSHPQPPSGPTLLLQQQQQQNLQQQGQPPPGLQGGRKLPDADAPPNVTVSTSTIPLSMAAGLNQGRQPDLSSIVHQINQFCQARAQGAGATSMCEGQIANPSPISRNLFNNACSRVSMHSNPHTNACPPGLPPHPNCIMCPANKAAAPSHPQNNMAASNMMPVYHNDIKQQQQQQHQQQHQQQQHNHQQQMRWNQQQLAHLQHMQQDGGGHPCKQPSHMGYPPELCVGQPYSLKPPIEKPTPSPPVNNNNGMPGGPLAHYTSGGHYFQQHAVWNSSILPTPNSDSSGSQDLAMPFHGGPPGGSTTLDCGGPPGGGHYRPAVSSSSSGQTSLVQTADYLGGDFQTPCFRDHNLGLMGKMHRPPMNRVGPEVGPGDGRTAHIQHPGYR; from the exons ATGCTGGCCTGTCTGCCAGGGCCAGGTGACCTCTCCCTCCAGCTTCTCTCACACACGCAGATGAACACTGGACTTCAGAAAT GGGACACTACACAGAGGATGAGATCCGCTCAATATCCAACCCCTGCAGAATTGGATGCTTATGCTAAGAAGGTTGCCAACAACCCCCTGACCATTAAGATCTTCCCCAACAGTGTCAAGGTCCCCCAGAGGAACCACGTGCGCCGCACAGTCAACGGGCTGGATACTTCAGGCCAGCGCTACAGCCCCTACCCCCCCTCTCAGGCCAGCGCCAAGGCCGGCCTCCTTGCCATCATCAAGATGCCCATCATCAAGGGCATCCTCAAAGACTTTGATGGCAGCCGGGTACGCCTGCACCCCTCCGAGGTCATCATGAACCCCCCTGGCCCCGGAGGGCCATACGCAGCAGCAGCTGCCTCGGCCAGCACTTTAAACCTCCACCACCCCCCTTCCCAAGGCCAGGGCATGCCCCGGCAGAGCCTGAACCCTCACCCTGGGAGCCAGACTCACCCTCAGACTCTACAACAGACTCAcccccagcagcagggtcagtgCCAGGTCCTCAGACACCCACCCTCCATGCCCCAGCAGCACCCAGAGCAGAGTCTGCCCAGGCCCCAGACTCTGTCCCACCCCCAGCCTCCCTCTGGCCCCACCCTCCTgctccaacagcagcagcaacagaacCTTCAGCAGCAGGGGCAGCCTCCTCCCGGCCTTCAGGGGGGCCGGAAGCTGCCAGACGCCGACGCGCCGCCTAACGTGACAGTCTCTACCTCAACAATTCCTCTGTCCATGGCCGCCGGCCTGAACCAGGGCCGCCAGCCAGACCTGAGCAGCATCGTGCACCAGATCAACCAGTTCTGCCAAGCCCGGGCCCAGGGGGCTGGAGCCACCTCCATGTGCGAGGGCCAGATCGCCAACCCCAGCCCCATCAGCCGCAACCTCTTCAACAACGCCTGCTCCAGGGTGTCCATGCACAGCAACCCGCACACCAACGCCTGCCCCCCCGGCCTGCCCCCACACCCCAACTGCATCATGTGTCCCGCGAACAAGGCTGCTGCCCCCTCTCACCCCCAAAACAACATGGCTGCCTCAAACATGATGCCTGTTTACCACAATGATAtcaaacagcagcagcaacaacagcatcaacaacagcatcaacaacaacaacataatcaCCAACAGCAGATGCGCTGGAACCAGCAGCAGTTGGCTCATCTACAGCACATGCAGCAGGATGGCGGGGGCCACCCCTGCAAGCAGCCCTCTCACATGGGCTACCCCCCAGAGCTGTGTGTGGGCCAGCCATATAGCCTGAAGCCTCCTATAGAGAagcccaccccctctcccccagtcaacaacaacaatggCATGCCTGGGGGTCCACTGGCCCACTACACCAGTGGTGGCCACTATTTCCAACAACACGCTGTGTGGAACAGCAGTATCCTGCCAACGCCCAACAGCGACAGCTCCGGGTCTCAGGACCTGGCCATGCCATTCCATGGTGGGCCCCCAGGGGGCTCCACAACCCTAGACTGCGGTGGGCCCCCTGGGGGAGGCCATTACAGGCCCGCGGTGAGCTCCTCCTCCTCCGGCCAGACTAGTCTGGTGCAAACGGCAGATTACTTGGGCGGGGACTTCCAGACGCCCTGCTTCCGAGATCACAATCTGGGGCTGATGGGAAAGATGCACAGGCCTCCCATGAACAGGGTGGGGCCCGAGGTTGGCCCCGGGGACGGCAGAACCGCTCACATCCAGCACCCAGGGTACAGATAA